In Bacillus pumilus, the sequence ATTTGCCAGTGCATCGGCTTGTTTATTGCCGAAATTGCTTGTGAGCTATCAGAAAAAGCATCCGAAGATTGAATTCAAGTTTTATGAAGGGACGTATGAAGAAATATTGGAGTGGCTGGATTCTGGCATCATTGATGTTGGATTTGTTGTGAAAGGCAATGCGGATGATGCCTTTGATTTGCTGCCACTCATCAAAGATGAGATGGTGGTCGCCTATCACTCCAATCATCGATTTCAACAGCAGCCCATTGTAAAAATAACAGATTTAGCGGATGAAGCGTTTATTATGCCGACCGGTATGTATCAATCGCATGTAGAGGATATTTTTTCAGAGGCTCAAATCAAGCCAGCTACTTTATTTGAGGTGCATGATTGTACGACCATTGCCCGTATGGTCGGGGAAGGACTCGGTGTCACGATAGGCCCCGAGCTATTTTTGAAAACGCAGCAGCATGTGCAGATTAGTCAGCTGAATGTGTCGCATCATCGTGAGGTGGCGCTCGCCTGTCCATCTCTCTCTCATGCTTCTCCTGCGGTGAAAGAGTTTTTCCATGTAGCCGATGCGGTTTTTGCAAAGGAGAGGAATTCAGAGAAGGGTGTATAAAGAACTAGATGCGATTTTCCAATTTCGTGTAATAAGACGAATGAAGCGGACATTTCTTTGAAAATTGTTCGCTTTTCGTATTGTGTTTTAAAAATGAAGTTGGTACAATAGACACAGAAATCAAATAGATAGAAGTCGTATAATCGCGGGGATATGGCCCGCAAGTTTCTACCAAGCTACCGTAAATGGCTTGACTACGTCAATTCACACTCGTTTGATATAAATCATGCATTGTTCTTGTTTGATGTCACGGTCTGAATTCACAATTGTAGTCAAGCGTCCCAAACTGTTGGGGCGTTTTTTATTTGACTTGTGAATGGGACAGACTAAAGCAAAAGGACATGAAGGGAGTCAGTTGGCTTTGAAACAGTTTTTTCAGTTTGATGAGTTAGGAACGAATTATCGCAGAGAGATCATCGGCGGTTTAACGACATTTTTGTCGATGGCTTACATCTTGTTTGTCAATCCGGTCACACTTGCTTTAGTGGCAGTACCGGATTTTCCAGATAAATTACGAATTGACCAGGGGGCTGTCTTTACAGCTACGGCATTAGCCTCTGCCGCAGGGTGTATCCTGATGGGATTGATCGCCAGGTATCCGATCGCGATTGCACCGGGTATGGGATTGAATGCCTTCTTCGCCTTCTCGGTTGTTCTTGGCATGGGCATCACATGGGAAGCAGCACTTTCTGGTGTGTTTGTTTCAGGATTGATCTTTGTTGCCCTTTCTTTAACAGGTTTCCGTGAAAAAATCATCAATGCCATTCCGGCTGAGCTGAAGCTGGCGGTTGGTGCGGGTATTGGTTTGTTCATTACGTTTGTCGGTCTGCAGGGCTCTGGCATTATCGCCAATAATGATAATACACTCGTTTCGATTGGAAACATTCATAGTGGTCCTGTTCTGTTGACGGTGTTTGGTATCGTAGTGACCGTTATTTTAATGGTTCTTCGAGTGAATGCAGGTGTCTTCATTGGGATGCTTGTGACCGCTATTGCAGGGATGCTTGTTGGTCTTGTACCAGTGCCGACGCAAATTGTGGGAAGTATTCCAAGTTTGTCTCCAACCTTTGGGCAAGCCTTGATTCATTTGCCAGACATTTTCTCGGTTCAAATGCTTGTCGTGATTTTAACGTTCTTATTCGTTGGGTTCTTTGATACAGCGGGTACGCTTGTGGCTGTTGCAACCCAAGCTGGTTTAATGAAAAATAATGAGCTGCCGCGTGCAGGAAGAGCACTTCTGGCGGATTCTTCTTCTATTGTTGTAGGTTCTGTCCTTGGAACATCGACGACAACGTCTTATGTTGAATCCAGCTCAGGTGTTGCTGCTGGTGCTCGTTCTGGATTTGCAGCGGTCGTGACAGGTATTTTTTTCTTGCTTGCGATGTTCTTCTCGCCGCTTTTATCAATCGTTACACCGAATGTGACAGCACCTGCTTTAATCATTGTCGGTGCATTGATGGTAGCTCCGCTAGCGAAAATTGCCTGGGATCGTTTTGAAATTGCTGTACCAGCCTTCTTAACGATGATTATGATGCCACTCACATACAGCATTGCGACAGGAATTGCGATTGGTTTCATTTTCTACCCGATTACAATGATCTTTAAAGGAAAAGCAAAAGAAGTGCATCCAATTATGTACGGATTGTTTGTCATCTTTATTCTTTACTTTGCGTTCTTAAATCATTAATTGTTCGCCTAAAACAGCAGCTTATGGAAGCTGCTGTTTTTTTGTTTTGTCTTATTTTCTTGCCATTTTAAAACCTCTGCTGCCTTTTATCCGTCTATTCATATGAAAGTCAAGGCGTCTTGACTGAACAGAGAGACTCCGCTACTTTAAGAGGAGTTATCCGAACAGGTCATTCGTATGAGCCTGTAAGGATTGTGCTGGATAGGAGTTGATATGAGATGTTAGAGAAAGATCAAGAGCAAAGTACATCAGAATTAAAAAATGAAGAGCCATCAATAGATCAAGAAACAAGACAATCCCGCCTCAGCAGAAGCGCGGCAAAACGTGGAAGAACTTCAAAGGCAGCAGCGGATGATGAGCGTTCTTTCATTCAGCGTATGCTGCAAGGCGTAGGCGGCGCGTTTAAGCGCTATGGCTCATATGGACTGGCGATGTTGAAATCACCGAGTCGAGCAATCAATCAAGCGGAAACGCTGCGCATGAAGTACGCCTGGATTTCAATTGTGTTATTCAGCGTGTTTTTTGCTTTAGGTAACTATGTTCAATTAAAGGCGTCAAAGACCCGTTTATTAGGCTTTGGTATTCATTATTCTTTTGGCGACGCCTTTTTGAGGGTAGCTGTCTTTACACTCATCCTGTTGACATTGATGATGCTCACGGTTTGGGTGCTTGGGAAGTACATGCTGAAAGGGAACATATCGCTGAAAGAAGTGATCATGAAATTTGGGGCAGCGCTTGTGCCAGTGCTTCTTTTATCCATCCTTTGGCTTGTATTTGCCATGCTGAATATTCCATATGTGACCGTCATGTTATCTGTAATGATGTTTTTTGGTCTCCAGTTAATAGCTGTAGTGCTCTTTCGTTCCATTCAATCGGAGCATGAAGCCGTACGTGGAGATTTGATGTATGCTGGCTGGGCATTTTTATTGGTTGAGCTGATCATCATTGCACTGCTGTGGAGCATTGTTGGGGAGTATTTGATTCCATCACTTGTTCCTGTCCGGTTTGGATAAAATATTTGTGAAAACCTCCTTTTTTCGAAAAGGAGGTTTTCATGTTGAGAAGAGGAAAAAACGGGTAAACTCTTGGTAACAAAGGCCACCCTTGTTGTCGAAAGATATATGTGTTTTTATCGCGCAAATTTGATTGTATCAAGGTTTGTTCTCTAGTAGAATATGGGGTGCTTTATTTGATTTTTAGTGCAGGGGGTTCAAATCGTGCTTCAACAACTTTTATCCAATGCGTTCACCATGGTTTTGATCATTTTAGTCATTAATATTGTCTATGTCTCTTTCTCCACCATGCGATTGATTTTAACAATGAAAGGCAGACGGTACGCAGCAGCTTTTGCTGGTACGGTTGAGATGCTCATTTATGTGATTGGGTTAAGCATTGTGCTAGATAACTTAGACCAAGTACAAAATGTTCTTGCGTATGCACTAGGTTATGGGATTGGGATCATTGTCGGGATGAAAATTGAAGAGAAGCTGGCACTTGGCTACATTACTGTGAACGTGATTACAAAAGAATTGGATCTTGATCTCCCAAGACAACTGAGGGAAAAAGGATATGGTGTCACCACCTGGGCAGCAGGCGGTCTTGAAGGAGACCGGTCAGCAATGCAAATTTTAACACCGAGAAAATATGAACTGCAATTATATGAAACGATTAAAACGCTTGATTCAAAGGCGTTTATCATCTCATATGAGCCCAAATCGATTCACGGCGGCTTCTGGGTGAAGGCTGTGAAGAAAAGGAGAATTAAAGAATGACCGCAAAACCAAAGAAGAAGAAATTCTACGTGGAAGACAACATGACAATCGACCAAGTGTTGGCCCAAATGGCAGAGGAAGGCTATTCGCCTGTCCGTCGAATGGAGGAGCCGATCTTTCAGGAAAAGAAGGAAAATGGGTCGATTCAGATCATTCCGATTGGGAAAAAAATCGTATTTGAAGGAAAAATAGTCTAAACACGAACATTAAAACGACGACTTCATAGATTGTTCGATAAATCCGTTGACATCATGAACATCCGTTGTTAAGATAAACATGAAATCAAAACACGAGCCTCATATAATCTTGGGAATATGGCCCATAAGTTTCTACCCAGTTACCGTAAATGACTGGACTATGCAGGATAGTGAACAAAACTGACATGGCGTTTTAAAAGCGAACAGCGCTTACCATGGCCCGGTTTGTGTTGCTTCCTAACAATGCAATGCAAATCGGGCCTTTTTGTTCGGCGTTTGACAAGCTGCTTAGGTTTGGGGAGCGTGTCAAACGATACAAAATCGAATATCAGCTTAAAGGTGGGGACAAAATGAAGCCGCTTGTAGGTGTCATCATGGGAAGTACATCTGATTGGGAAACAATGAAAAATGCGTGCGATATCTTAGAGGAATTAGACATTCCGTATGAAAAACAGGTTGTATCCGCACATCGGACACCTGATTTGATGTTTGAATATGCGACTGAAGCAAGAGGTAAAGGACTAAAGGTCATTATTGCCGGTGCTGGAGGCGCAGCACATTTACCGGGGATGGTCGCAGCGAAAACGACACTGCCGGTCATTGGTGTGCCCGTACAATCAAAAGCACTAAATGGGCTGGATTCGTTATTATCCATCGTTCAAATGCCAGGCGGTGTGCCAGTTGCCACAGTGGCTATTGGCAAAGCCGGTGCAACAAATGCAGGCCTGCTAGCCGCACAAATGATCTCAGCATTTGATGAAACGATTGCATCTCGTCTTGAAGAAAGAAGAGAACAAACAAAACAGACTGTACTAGAAAGCAGTGATCAGCTTGGCTAAGCAGACCATTTTTCCGAACGCAACCATCGGTATTATCGGCGGAGGACAGCTTGGCAGATACATGGCCGTCAGCGCAAAGCAAATGGGGTACCGGGCAGCTGCCTTAGACCCTGTCACTCAATCTCCTTGTGGACAGGTTGCTGATACTGAAATCACAGCCGCATATAGTGACCTTGAAGCGATTCGACAGCTAGCGGAAATCAGCGATGTGGTGACATATGAGTTTGAAAATATTGATTATGATGCACTTAATCAGCTGAAGGAAGAGGCGTATTTACCGCAAGGAAGCGAACTTCTTCTGTTAACTCAAAACCGTGAAACTGAGAAAAAAGGAATTGTAGACGCAGGCTGTGAAGTAGCGCCTTATCGCATTGTTCATGATAAAAAGGAGCTAGAAAACGCAGCGGATGTGCTTGGATTGCCTGCCGTACTGAAAACATGCAGGGGCGGTTACGATGGAAAAGGACAGTACGTGATCAAAGAGAAAGAGCAGCTTCATGAAGCTGCTGCACTCCTCACTCACGGAACTTGTATTTTAGAAAGCTGGGTCTCATTTCAAATGGAGCTCTCAGTCATCGTCGCGCGGTCTGTTCATGGAGAAATTGCGGTATTCCCAGTCGCTGAGAACATTCATAAGCACAATATTTTATTCCAAAGCATTGTGCCTGCAAGGGTAGATGACCGCATTGAGGAAAAGGCGAAAGAGCTGGCAACGACACTGGCTGAAAAGCTAGGGTTAGTCGGTACACTTGCTGTAGAACTGTTCCTGACAAACGAAGGAAAGCTGCTCGTCAATGAACTGGCACCTCGCCCGCATAATTCTGGTCACTATACACTCGATTTATGTGAGACGAGTCAGTTTGAACAGCACGTTCGCGCGATATGTGGTTTGCCGCTTGGCGGTACAGCCCTTTTATCAGAGGGCATGATGGTGAACTTATTAGGCGATGAAGTGGACATTCCAAAAGAGCATCCTGAGCTTTTAAAGGAATCAAAGCTTTATCTATATGGTAAGCATGAAGTGAAAGCCGGCCGCAAAATGGGGCATATAACGTTTATGAAAAAGCTCGATGATGAATGGATGACAAACATCACAAAGATATGGACTGAAAGAGATGGAGGAAACGGGAAATGATCGAACGTTACGCACGACCAGAAATGTCAGCAATCTGGACAGAGGAAAACAAATTTAATGCATGGCTTGAAGTAGAAATTCTTGCTTGTGAAGCTTGGGCAGAACTTGGCATCATTCCGAAAGAAGACGTCGTGACAATGCGCAAGAATGCAAGCTTTGATATTGGACGTATTTTAGAGATTGAACAAGACACGCGCCACGACGTGGTAGCCTTTACGCGTGCTGTATCTGAATCTCTAGGAGAAGAAAGAAAGTGGGTTCATTACGGGTTAACCTCTACAGACGTAGTGGATACGGCGCTTTCATATCTATTAAAACAGGCGAACGATATCTTGCTCAAGGACATTGAGAGATTTGTTGACATACTAAAAGAAAAAGCAAAAGAGCACAAATATACCGTCATGATGGGCCGTACACATGGTGTACACGCTGAACCGACAACATTTGGTCTGAAGCTTGCTCTTTGGTACGAAGAAATGAAGCGTAACTTAGAACGTTTTAAACAAGCAAAAGCTGGCATCGAATTCGGCAAAATCTCTGGTGCTGTTGGCACATATGCGAACATCGACCCGTTTGTTGAGCAATATGTATGTGAGAAACTTGGCATCAAAGCTGCACCAATTTCTACCCAAACCTTGCAGCGTGATCGCCATGCAGATTACATGGCAACTCTTGCTTTAGTCGCTACAAGCATTGAGAAATTTGCTGTTGAAATTCGTGGTCTTCAAAAGAGTGAAACACGCGAAGTAGAAGAGTTCTTCGCAAAGGGACAAAAAGGATCATCGGCTATGCCGCATAAACGGAACCCAATCGGCTCTGAAAACATGACGGGGATTGCCCGCGTCATCCGTGGTTATATGCTGACAGCTTATGAAAATGTACCGCTTTGGCATGAGCGTGATATTTCTCATTCATCTGCTGAGCGCATCATTTTACCAGATGCAACGATTGCACTGAACTATATGCTGAATCGTTTCTCAAACATCGTGAAAAACTTGACGGTCTTCCCTGAGAACATGAAACGTAACATGGACCGCACACTTGGCTTGATTTACTCACAGCGCGTTCTTCTTGCGTTAATCGATACAGGCATGGCACGTGAAGAAGCGTATGACACCGTTCAGCCAAAGGCAATGGAAGCTTGGGAAAAGCAAGTGCATTTCCGTTCATTAGTAGAAGCGGAAGAAAAAATCACATCACGCTTAACACCTGAACAAATTGCGGATTGCTTCGATTACAACTATCACTTGAAAAATGTCGATATGATTTTCGAACGTCTAGGTCTTGCATAAGAAATGGGCCGCCTGCTCGGCAGGCGCCCAATCCTGAAAATTGCCAACATTCAAATTAGGAGGCCAACCTGAATGACTGTGAAACAAGAACTTCTCTACGAAGGCAAAGCGAAAAAAATCTATCAGACCGATGACGAGCATATTTTATATGTCGAATATAAAGATTCAGCGACAGCATTTAACGGCGAAAAGAAAGCTGAAATTGAAGGCAAAGGCAGACTGAACAACGAAATTTCAAGCTTAATCTTTCAAATGCTGCATGAGAAAGGGATCAACAATCACTTTGTAAAACGCCTCTCTGAAACAGAACAGCTCATTCAAAAGGTGCAGATTGTACCACTTGAAGTGGTTGTACGAAACGTTGTGGCAGGCAGTATGTCAAAGCGCCTCGGAATTCCAGAGGGAACGCAACTGGACACACCTTTGATCGAGTTTTACTACAAGGATGATGCACTCGGTGATCCGCTCATTACAGAAGATCATATTCGCATTTTACATGCAGCGACACCTGAGCAGGTGGAGGAAATGAAACAGATCACAAGACAAGTGAATGAAGAGTTAAAGCAAATCTTCTCAGATTGCCATGTGAATTTAATTGATTTCAAGCTTGAATTCGGAATAGATCACGAGAATCGTATTTTGCTAGCTGATGAGATTTCACCTGATACGTGCAGGCTTTGGGACAAAGACACAAACGAAAAGCTTGATAAAGACGTGTTCAGACGAAACCTGGGCGGCTTAACGAATGCATACGAAGAAATTTTCAAAAGACTTGGAGGCCATAAACATGTATAAAGTGAAAATTTTTGTCAGCTTAAAAGAGAGCGTTCTTGATCCACAAGGAAGTGCCGTGCAGCACGCTTTGCACAGCATGTCTTATCAGGAAGTAAAGGATGTCCGTATCGGGAAATACATGGAGCTTGTCATTGAAAAATCAGATCGTGATTTAGACACAGTCGTAAAAGAAATGTGTGAAAAATTACTTGCCAACACGGTGATTGAAGATTACCGCTATGAGGTGGAGGAGGTTGTCGCACAGTGAAGTTTGCAGTGATCGTCTTGCCTGGCTCTAACTGTGATATCGATATGTACCATGCGATTCAAGATGAGTTAGGTGAACAAGTTGAATATGTATGGCACGACGAAACGAGTCTTGACCGATTTGACGGTGTACTCGTACCAGGCGGTTTCTCTTATGGGGATTACTTAAGATGTGGTGCGATTGCTCGCTTCTCTAACATCATGCCGGCTGTGAAAAAAGCAGCTGAGGAAGGAAAACCTGTTCTGGGTGTTTGTAACGGGTTCCAAATTCTTCAGGAGCTTGGCATTCTTCCAGGTGCGATGAGACGAAATAAAGACCTGAAATTTATCTGTCGTCCAGTTGAACTCATTGTAGAGAACAACGAAACGCAATTTACAAGCGGCTATCAAAAAGGCAAATCCATTACGATTCCTGTAGCACACGGTGAAGGCAACTTCTACTGTGACGAAGACACTTTAGCGAAGCTCACTGAACGAGGCCAAATCGCTTTCACTTACGGAGACGATATTAACGGCAGTGTCAATCGAATTGCAGGTGTAACGAATGAAGAGGGCAATGTACTCGGCATGATGCCGCACCCTGAGCGCGCAGTTGATTCATTACTAGGCAGCGCAGACGGACTTAAATTGTTTCAATCTATCGTGAAAAATTGGAGGGACACTCATGTCACTACTGCTTGAACCAAGTCACAAGCAAATTAAAGAAGAGAAATTGTATCAGCAAATGGGATTGAGTGATGAAGAATTCGCTTTAATCGAATCCATTATTGGCAGGCTGCCAAACTACACAGAAACGGGTATTTTTTCTGTGATGTGGTCAGAGCATTGCAGTTATAAAAACTCGAAGCCTGTTTTAAGCAAATTCCCGACAAAAGGAGAGCATGTTCTTCAAGGCCCTGGGGAAGGCGCTGGAATCGTTGATATTGGAGACAACCAAGCGGTTGTGTTTAAAATCGAATCACATAACCATCCATCTGCGATTGAACCGTATCAAGGAGCGGCAACAGGTGTCGGCGGGATTATCCGTGATGTATTCTCTATGGGTGCGCGTCCAATTGCTGTATTAAACTCTCTTCGTTTTGGTGAACTGACTTCACCGCGCGTGAAGTACTTGTTTGAAGAAGTAGTGGCAGGGATCGCAGGCTATGGAAACTGTATCGGTATTCCAACAGTCGGCGGAGAGGTTCATTTTGATCAAAGCTATGAAGGCAACCCGCTCGTTAACGCCATGTGCGTTGGGTTAATCAATCATGAGGACATCAAAAAAGGCCAGGCCAAAGGTGTTGGCAATACGGTCATGTACGTTGGTGCCAAAACGGGACGTGACGGGATTCACGGTGCAACATTTGCCTCTGAAGAATTTTCTGATGGATCAGAAGAAAAACGTTCAGCTGTTCAAGTGGGCGATCCGTTCATGGAAAAGCTATTGCTTGAAGCGTGCCTTGAAGTCATCAAAAACGATGCGCTCGTTGGTATTCAAGATATGGGAGCGGCTGGCTTAACAAGCTCAAGTGCGGAAATGGCCAGTAAAGCAGGTTCTGGTATCGAGATGAACCTAGACCTCATTCCGCAGCGTGAAACAGGCATGACGGCATACGAAATGATGCTGTCTGAATCTCAAGAGAGAATGCTTTTGGTCATTGAAAAAGGCCGCGAACAAGAAATCATTGATATCTTCGAAAAATACGATCTTGAAGCTGTATCAGTCGGTCATGTGACAGATGATAAAATGCTTCGTTTACTCCATCAAGGTGAAGTGGTTTGTGAGCTTCCTGTTGATGCACTTGCAGAGGAAGCACCGGTTTATCACAAGCCGTCAAGTGAGCCTGCTTACTATCGTGAGTTCTTAGAAACAAAAGTCGAAGCACCTGACATCACAGATGCAGCAGATACGTTAAAGCAGCTCCTTCAGCAGCCAACGATTGCAAGTAAAGAATGGGTTTACGATCAATACGACTACATGGTACGAACAAATACAGTCGTTGCACCGGGCTCTGATGCGGGCGTTTTAAGAATCCGTGGAACGAAAAAAGCCCTAGCGATGACAACAGATTGTAACGCACGCTATCTCTACCTTGATCCAGAGGTCGGCGGGAAAATCGCAGTCGCAGAAGCAGCACGTAACATTGTCTGCTCAGGCGCTCGTCCTCTTGCAGTAACAGATAACCTGAACTTCGGTAACCCGGAGAAACCAGAAATTTTTTGGCAAATTGAAAAGTCTGCTGACGGAATTAGCGAAGCATGCCGTACGCTAAGCACACCGGTGATCGGTGGTAACGTCTCTTTATATAACGAATCAAATGGAACAGCGATTTACCCAACACCTGTCATTGGGATGGTTGGTTTGGTTGAAGATACAGCTCATATTACGACTCAATCGTTCCAGCAGGCAGGCGACGTGATTTTCGTCATTGGTGAGACGAAGGAAGAATTTGCAGGCAGTGAGCTTCAAAAGATGACAGAAGGCCGTATCTACGGAAAAGCACCTGAAATTGATTTGGATGTCGAGCTCACGCGTCAGGAAGCCCTTCTAGCGGCGATTCAAAACGGACTTGTTCAATCGGCGCATGATGTATCTGAAGGCGGACTTGGTGTGGCACTTGCTGAGAGTACGTTTGGAACAGACGGCCTTGGTGCTGATATCCAAATCGATTTAAACAGCGAAGCCTCATTATTCAGTGAGACGCAGTCACGTTTTGTTGTGACAGTTAAGCCAGAGCACCGCGAAGCGTTTGCTGCGGCTGTGAAGGATGCAAAAGAAGTCGGAACGGTCACAAATGATGGTGTATTTACCGTCAAAAATCAAGAAGGACAACAATGGATTCATGCAGCAGTCAACGAGCTTGAATGCGCATGGAAAGGAGCGATCCCATGCTTGCTGAAATCAGAGGCTTAAACGAAGAGTGTGGTGTCTTTGGGGTTTGGGGACACGAAGAAGCCCCTCAAATCACATATTACGGATTGCATAGCCTTCAGCACCGAGGACAGGAAGGTGCGGGAATCATTGCAACAGATGGTGAAAACCTGACGTCACACAAAGGCCTTGGACTGATTACGGAAGTCTTTCAAAACGGTGAGCTAAAGGATTTAAAGGGAAGAGGAGCGATCGGACACGTTCGGTATGCGACAGCAGGCGGAGGCGGCTTTGAAAATGTGCAGCCCCTCTTCTTTCGCTCGCAAAATAACGGCAGTCTTGCCCTTGCTCATAACGGGAACTTAGTGAATGCAACGCAATTAAAGCAGCAGCTTGAGAATCAAGGGAGTATTTTCCAGACATCCTCTGATACAGAGGTGCTGGCTCACTTAATTAAGCGCAGCGGGTATGTTGAATTGAAGGAACAGATCAAAAACGCCCTGTCTATGCTTAAAGGAGCCTATGCTTTCTTAATTATG encodes:
- a CDS encoding LysR family transcriptional regulator, encoding MSFVRFDIIAKVVELGSFTATAEALNMTQSAVSHAVASLEAEWGVSLFIRDRKKGIMLTDIGQTLLPHIREVLNRVEKIQQEIALTKNIETGLIRIGTFASASACLLPKLLVSYQKKHPKIEFKFYEGTYEEILEWLDSGIIDVGFVVKGNADDAFDLLPLIKDEMVVAYHSNHRFQQQPIVKITDLADEAFIMPTGMYQSHVEDIFSEAQIKPATLFEVHDCTTIARMVGEGLGVTIGPELFLKTQQHVQISQLNVSHHREVALACPSLSHASPAVKEFFHVADAVFAKERNSEKGV
- a CDS encoding NCS2 family permease, which codes for MKQFFQFDELGTNYRREIIGGLTTFLSMAYILFVNPVTLALVAVPDFPDKLRIDQGAVFTATALASAAGCILMGLIARYPIAIAPGMGLNAFFAFSVVLGMGITWEAALSGVFVSGLIFVALSLTGFREKIINAIPAELKLAVGAGIGLFITFVGLQGSGIIANNDNTLVSIGNIHSGPVLLTVFGIVVTVILMVLRVNAGVFIGMLVTAIAGMLVGLVPVPTQIVGSIPSLSPTFGQALIHLPDIFSVQMLVVILTFLFVGFFDTAGTLVAVATQAGLMKNNELPRAGRALLADSSSIVVGSVLGTSTTTSYVESSSGVAAGARSGFAAVVTGIFFLLAMFFSPLLSIVTPNVTAPALIIVGALMVAPLAKIAWDRFEIAVPAFLTMIMMPLTYSIATGIAIGFIFYPITMIFKGKAKEVHPIMYGLFVIFILYFAFLNH
- a CDS encoding DUF2179 domain-containing protein — protein: MLQQLLSNAFTMVLIILVINIVYVSFSTMRLILTMKGRRYAAAFAGTVEMLIYVIGLSIVLDNLDQVQNVLAYALGYGIGIIVGMKIEEKLALGYITVNVITKELDLDLPRQLREKGYGVTTWAAGGLEGDRSAMQILTPRKYELQLYETIKTLDSKAFIISYEPKSIHGGFWVKAVKKRRIKE
- a CDS encoding NETI motif-containing protein codes for the protein MTAKPKKKKFYVEDNMTIDQVLAQMAEEGYSPVRRMEEPIFQEKKENGSIQIIPIGKKIVFEGKIV
- the purE gene encoding 5-(carboxyamino)imidazole ribonucleotide mutase, which codes for MKPLVGVIMGSTSDWETMKNACDILEELDIPYEKQVVSAHRTPDLMFEYATEARGKGLKVIIAGAGGAAHLPGMVAAKTTLPVIGVPVQSKALNGLDSLLSIVQMPGGVPVATVAIGKAGATNAGLLAAQMISAFDETIASRLEERREQTKQTVLESSDQLG
- the purK gene encoding 5-(carboxyamino)imidazole ribonucleotide synthase — encoded protein: MAKQTIFPNATIGIIGGGQLGRYMAVSAKQMGYRAAALDPVTQSPCGQVADTEITAAYSDLEAIRQLAEISDVVTYEFENIDYDALNQLKEEAYLPQGSELLLLTQNRETEKKGIVDAGCEVAPYRIVHDKKELENAADVLGLPAVLKTCRGGYDGKGQYVIKEKEQLHEAAALLTHGTCILESWVSFQMELSVIVARSVHGEIAVFPVAENIHKHNILFQSIVPARVDDRIEEKAKELATTLAEKLGLVGTLAVELFLTNEGKLLVNELAPRPHNSGHYTLDLCETSQFEQHVRAICGLPLGGTALLSEGMMVNLLGDEVDIPKEHPELLKESKLYLYGKHEVKAGRKMGHITFMKKLDDEWMTNITKIWTERDGGNGK
- the purB gene encoding adenylosuccinate lyase yields the protein MIERYARPEMSAIWTEENKFNAWLEVEILACEAWAELGIIPKEDVVTMRKNASFDIGRILEIEQDTRHDVVAFTRAVSESLGEERKWVHYGLTSTDVVDTALSYLLKQANDILLKDIERFVDILKEKAKEHKYTVMMGRTHGVHAEPTTFGLKLALWYEEMKRNLERFKQAKAGIEFGKISGAVGTYANIDPFVEQYVCEKLGIKAAPISTQTLQRDRHADYMATLALVATSIEKFAVEIRGLQKSETREVEEFFAKGQKGSSAMPHKRNPIGSENMTGIARVIRGYMLTAYENVPLWHERDISHSSAERIILPDATIALNYMLNRFSNIVKNLTVFPENMKRNMDRTLGLIYSQRVLLALIDTGMAREEAYDTVQPKAMEAWEKQVHFRSLVEAEEKITSRLTPEQIADCFDYNYHLKNVDMIFERLGLA
- the purC gene encoding phosphoribosylaminoimidazolesuccinocarboxamide synthase, yielding MTVKQELLYEGKAKKIYQTDDEHILYVEYKDSATAFNGEKKAEIEGKGRLNNEISSLIFQMLHEKGINNHFVKRLSETEQLIQKVQIVPLEVVVRNVVAGSMSKRLGIPEGTQLDTPLIEFYYKDDALGDPLITEDHIRILHAATPEQVEEMKQITRQVNEELKQIFSDCHVNLIDFKLEFGIDHENRILLADEISPDTCRLWDKDTNEKLDKDVFRRNLGGLTNAYEEIFKRLGGHKHV
- the purS gene encoding phosphoribosylformylglycinamidine synthase subunit PurS: MYKVKIFVSLKESVLDPQGSAVQHALHSMSYQEVKDVRIGKYMELVIEKSDRDLDTVVKEMCEKLLANTVIEDYRYEVEEVVAQ
- the purQ gene encoding phosphoribosylformylglycinamidine synthase subunit PurQ, with the translated sequence MKFAVIVLPGSNCDIDMYHAIQDELGEQVEYVWHDETSLDRFDGVLVPGGFSYGDYLRCGAIARFSNIMPAVKKAAEEGKPVLGVCNGFQILQELGILPGAMRRNKDLKFICRPVELIVENNETQFTSGYQKGKSITIPVAHGEGNFYCDEDTLAKLTERGQIAFTYGDDINGSVNRIAGVTNEEGNVLGMMPHPERAVDSLLGSADGLKLFQSIVKNWRDTHVTTA
- the purL gene encoding phosphoribosylformylglycinamidine synthase subunit PurL; its protein translation is MSLLLEPSHKQIKEEKLYQQMGLSDEEFALIESIIGRLPNYTETGIFSVMWSEHCSYKNSKPVLSKFPTKGEHVLQGPGEGAGIVDIGDNQAVVFKIESHNHPSAIEPYQGAATGVGGIIRDVFSMGARPIAVLNSLRFGELTSPRVKYLFEEVVAGIAGYGNCIGIPTVGGEVHFDQSYEGNPLVNAMCVGLINHEDIKKGQAKGVGNTVMYVGAKTGRDGIHGATFASEEFSDGSEEKRSAVQVGDPFMEKLLLEACLEVIKNDALVGIQDMGAAGLTSSSAEMASKAGSGIEMNLDLIPQRETGMTAYEMMLSESQERMLLVIEKGREQEIIDIFEKYDLEAVSVGHVTDDKMLRLLHQGEVVCELPVDALAEEAPVYHKPSSEPAYYREFLETKVEAPDITDAADTLKQLLQQPTIASKEWVYDQYDYMVRTNTVVAPGSDAGVLRIRGTKKALAMTTDCNARYLYLDPEVGGKIAVAEAARNIVCSGARPLAVTDNLNFGNPEKPEIFWQIEKSADGISEACRTLSTPVIGGNVSLYNESNGTAIYPTPVIGMVGLVEDTAHITTQSFQQAGDVIFVIGETKEEFAGSELQKMTEGRIYGKAPEIDLDVELTRQEALLAAIQNGLVQSAHDVSEGGLGVALAESTFGTDGLGADIQIDLNSEASLFSETQSRFVVTVKPEHREAFAAAVKDAKEVGTVTNDGVFTVKNQEGQQWIHAAVNELECAWKGAIPCLLKSEA